A portion of the Bubalus kerabau isolate K-KA32 ecotype Philippines breed swamp buffalo chromosome 1, PCC_UOA_SB_1v2, whole genome shotgun sequence genome contains these proteins:
- the GNPDA1 gene encoding glucosamine-6-phosphate isomerase 1 isoform X2 yields the protein MKLIILDHYSQASEWAAKYIRNRIIQFNPGPDKYFTLGLPTGSTPLGCYKKLIEYYKNGDLSFKYVKTFNMDEYVGLPRDHPESYHSFMWNNFFKHIDIHPENTHILDGNAADLQAECDAFEEKIKAAGGIELFVGGIGPDGHIAFNEPGSSLVSRTRVKTLAMDTILANARFFDGDLAKVPTMALTVGVGTVMDAREVMILITGAHKAFALYKAIEEGVNHMWTVSAFQQHPRTVFVCDEDATLELKVKTVKYFKGLMLVHNKLVDPLYSIKEKEIEKSQSSKKPYSD from the exons ATGAAGCTCATCATCCTGGACCACTATTCTCAGGCCAGTGAGTGGGCGGCCAAATACATCAGGAACCGCATCATCCAGTTTAACCCAGGGCCAGACAAGTACTTCACCCTGGGGCTCCCTACTG GGAGTACCCCACTTGGCTGCTACAAGAAACTGATTGAATACTATAAGAATGGAGACCTGTCCTTCAAATATGTGAAGACTTTCAACATGGATGAATATGTGG GCCTTCCTCGAGACCACCCAGAGAGCTACCACTCCTTCATGTGGAACAACTTCTTCAAGCACATTGACATCCACCCAGAAAACACTCACATCCTGGATGGGAATGCAGCTGACCTGCAGGCTGAGTGTGATGCCTTTGAAGAGAAGATCAAGGCTGCGGGCGGGATTGAGCTGTTTGTTGGAG GCATCGGCCCTGACGGACACATTGCCTTCAACGAGCCGGGCTCCAGTCTGGTATCTAGGACCCGTGTGAAGACGCTGGCCATGGACACCATCCTGGCCAATGCTAGGTTCTTCGATGGAGATCTTGCCAAGGTGCCCACTATGGCCCTGACGGTGGGCGTGGGCACTGTCATGGATGCTAGAGAG GTGATGATCCTCATCACAGGTGCTCACAAGGCGTTTGCTCTGTACAAGGCCATCGAGGAGGGAGTGAACCACATGTGGACCGTGTCTGCCTTCCAGCAGCATCCCCGCACAGTGTTTGTGTGCGACGAGGACGCTACCCTGGAGTTGAAAGTGAAGACTGTCAAGTATTTCAAAG gTTTAATGCTTGTCCATAACAAATTGGTGGACCCCTTGTACAGtatcaaagagaaagaaatagagaaaagccaGTCTTCTAAGAAACCATACAGTGATTAG
- the GNPDA1 gene encoding glucosamine-6-phosphate isomerase 1 isoform X1 → MEPQLGPKGKGEPSQGNCKTWAPSCLGMARLDTMKLIILDHYSQASEWAAKYIRNRIIQFNPGPDKYFTLGLPTGSTPLGCYKKLIEYYKNGDLSFKYVKTFNMDEYVGLPRDHPESYHSFMWNNFFKHIDIHPENTHILDGNAADLQAECDAFEEKIKAAGGIELFVGGIGPDGHIAFNEPGSSLVSRTRVKTLAMDTILANARFFDGDLAKVPTMALTVGVGTVMDAREVMILITGAHKAFALYKAIEEGVNHMWTVSAFQQHPRTVFVCDEDATLELKVKTVKYFKGLMLVHNKLVDPLYSIKEKEIEKSQSSKKPYSD, encoded by the exons ATGGAGCCGCAGCTGGGCCCAAAAGGAAAGGGCGAGCCGAGTCAGGGGAACTGCAAGACATGGGCGCCCAGCTGCCTTGGGATGGCCCGTTTG GACACGATGAAGCTCATCATCCTGGACCACTATTCTCAGGCCAGTGAGTGGGCGGCCAAATACATCAGGAACCGCATCATCCAGTTTAACCCAGGGCCAGACAAGTACTTCACCCTGGGGCTCCCTACTG GGAGTACCCCACTTGGCTGCTACAAGAAACTGATTGAATACTATAAGAATGGAGACCTGTCCTTCAAATATGTGAAGACTTTCAACATGGATGAATATGTGG GCCTTCCTCGAGACCACCCAGAGAGCTACCACTCCTTCATGTGGAACAACTTCTTCAAGCACATTGACATCCACCCAGAAAACACTCACATCCTGGATGGGAATGCAGCTGACCTGCAGGCTGAGTGTGATGCCTTTGAAGAGAAGATCAAGGCTGCGGGCGGGATTGAGCTGTTTGTTGGAG GCATCGGCCCTGACGGACACATTGCCTTCAACGAGCCGGGCTCCAGTCTGGTATCTAGGACCCGTGTGAAGACGCTGGCCATGGACACCATCCTGGCCAATGCTAGGTTCTTCGATGGAGATCTTGCCAAGGTGCCCACTATGGCCCTGACGGTGGGCGTGGGCACTGTCATGGATGCTAGAGAG GTGATGATCCTCATCACAGGTGCTCACAAGGCGTTTGCTCTGTACAAGGCCATCGAGGAGGGAGTGAACCACATGTGGACCGTGTCTGCCTTCCAGCAGCATCCCCGCACAGTGTTTGTGTGCGACGAGGACGCTACCCTGGAGTTGAAAGTGAAGACTGTCAAGTATTTCAAAG gTTTAATGCTTGTCCATAACAAATTGGTGGACCCCTTGTACAGtatcaaagagaaagaaatagagaaaagccaGTCTTCTAAGAAACCATACAGTGATTAG